The window aaacaatgggatatctgaaaacttgctgcaaacaccaaagaacttgggacttggaccagacatttcacagggaccaatcatagctatagcaattatttctttcactataatcaatcatattttataaaagcCTATGTTCCACTTCCTTTTGTTGTAGCTATAAGAAAtttacaattcaataagactttatgttctgtaacttgcataaattgtaaattatatacttgtcttacctcctctatttccttaaaaaaattactccCTTTTGATTCTTCAATTTCGACATAATCTATGGTTACCAATAAATCTCCAAtggccctgggaagaaggtcccaAGGCTAGACTTGCTTCCCAGTTATTTACTAAATTGCTCTAGCAATCTAAACAATTCATTGGATGGCTGATTTTTGGCATTATAGGATTAATAACTATTTGCACCATTGCTGCCATCACTAGCATTACTTTACAAACCTCaattcaaacacataattttatccaaaattggactaaagatgctcatagtatgtgggccactcaggctcaaatagatgaggatattcaaaaagaaatacaggaactgAGAACAGCCATCAAATGGGTTGGAGATCAATGAAGAGATGTACAAAAACAGATGATGCTAAAATGTGATTGAAATTCTACTCAACTTCAtgttactcctgttcatttctataatagtggctacaactggaaacaaatcaagtttcatttacaaaacatatatGATAATGCCTTTCTGAatgtacagttattacaaaaaagaaatatgtgaaacCTTTTCTAATAATCTGCCCTCTTCCTCTAGTATGGGAACTTTAGCTAAACAATtagctgatcaattatctgggctagacccacaTGGATGGTTTCAAAGCCTTACTCATAGCATTGGTTCTAGAACTataattttggtgattgtcttaacaattatatttgttgtctacCATTGtcttcatgcaaagattgtcaaAACTGAATAAACTCTGATGGTCAGAACTcttcttacaaatattataaataaataagggggaattgtcagggaatgtgtgacgggaggattcctacgtgctgtctctcatgagtcctttgtcgcTCTTCAAggggaacagcacgctgctcccagggactgaggtcactgtgtgaggcaggcttgggtcacctttagtaaacattctctttagggcaaaactgcttagtctcgttcccctttcttgagatatggattgcctcctgaccttgtgacaaacattaccccttgttcccttggtaacggttgctgtgcatttggttttctgatctctatcattcccgaaagaagtttcttgtaccatagcctatatatactcataggaaaatcattaaagcacctttgctccatcagagcttaggtccccgggtcttttttttctctctctctctctttctctcttttactttcttatcgtggACTccataccaccaggttccggtccattaaaggaccccaacaaaatTCCATAAATGCGATACGATTCTCTTTTATTGTGTGCTGCAGTTAAAAGACAATGGGCAATCTCTTCCCATAACCATTTGTCATaaatttccttttgtcttttattcAGTTCCAGGTTTAGTTGCTTAGATGGCAAAGAGGAATATCATAGATAGAGATGAAATGAAGAAGGTAAACTTGGAATAAGAACAGTACAATGTACTATTTGGTGCAGGAGAGTCtatgctttttttcttccttttgttttaatttccatatcATATAGTTTTGAATGCCAGGGAGTGCCCTTAGGTCTTCTTTTATAAGATAAGGCTGCATTTGACCTCTCTACCTCAGCTCTTGCTATCAAACTCCATGTCCCAGGTCAATAAAATTATGTGTGCTTCCTCCAAGGTGTCATGTTTCTCTCTTCCATGTGTTCCTCTATACAACTTGCTTTGTCAGGATGTCTTTCTTCTCTATCCAACCAATGCTTACTCCaattatttccttctcctggaagCCTTCCTTGCACCTGCCCTGATCTGGATGTCACTCCTCTGCATTTCTACAGCACCCTGTGCATCCTTTAATACAGTGCTTTCATGCCACAACGCAACTGCAAATTTAGTTCACTCTCTCCATCCTTAGGCCATGCTCCTCACAGTCCTAGACATATCTTCCAGGACTTTGCAGGCTCACTAAATATATGTAGAATGGTTGGGGGCACTGTGGTAAGTaggtaattaaaaattaatacgtAGTGACTAGGGATTATCTACAAAATGCAGCTCTCTAGCAAGGTAGTTAGCCAGGCCCTTACCTAAACAACTATGTGAAGTATCATCTGTGTGCATATTCCAAATGCAGAATACCATTGTAATGACAACAGCTGTAACAGCAGCAATAATAACATACTTTACAAGGTTTAAAGACATGctaaaatagtaaaagaaacaaaggaggaagTTTTTCTAGATAAAGAAACTAAGTTGCagagaatttattcattttgttataaTTTGCATGAAAGTGGTGAGGGTGGGATTTAAATGGCACACCTGCCAGACTGTAGATATTATACATTTAAACATTAAGGGTGACAATAGGGAGGCTTCCTTTTTAACAATGAAACATACTGTTTTATAGAACTTGAAATACATTTAAAGTGCATTCCTAAGTAATGTCCAAACAATAATGGCCAAACACCTCTTCAGCGGTGTCATCTACAAAGTGTGCTTTGAATTTGTATGTCGAGTCTTTATCTTCCTAATGGCTGCTTTTACCTCTTGATTCCTTAACGTATAAATAATAGGATTTAAGAGAGGTGTGAAAATCgtataaaacacagaaagaatTTTATCTATGGAGTATCTGCTGAAGGGCCATACATAGATAAAGACACAAGGGGCAAAGAACAGAGTCACTACTGTGATGTGTGCTGAGAGAGTGGAGAAAGCCTTAGCGGAACCACTGGCAGTGTGCTGCCTAACAGAGTAAATGATCACCGTGTAGGAGACgagcaggaggaggaagcagacCAGCGACAGGAGGCCACTGTCAGCAATGACCAGGAGTTGGAGCACATAGGTGTCCTCGCAGGCAAGTTTGATCACAAGGGGTAGGTCACAGAAAAAGCTGTCCACCACATTGGGACCACAGAAAGGCAAATTCAACATGAAAGCCATTTGACTAGCTGAGTGCACAAATCCAACTGCGTAGGAGGATAACAGTAGCCCAATGAGCACTCGTGGGCTCATGATGGTCATGTAATGGAGGGGTTTGCATATGGCAACATATCTGTCTATTGCCATGGCAACAAGCAACATCATCTCACTCCCACCTAGGAGGTGCATGAAGAACATCTGAGAATAACATCCCCACCAGGAGATGGTCTTCCGGTCTCGGAGGAAATCTACAATCATCTTAGGGGTAGCAAAAGAAGCCAGGATCATATCAATACAGGAGAGATTGATAAGCAGAAAATACATTGGTGTGTGAAGGCATGAGTCAAAGATCACAGTGACTAAGATGAGGAGGTTTCCCAACACAATCCCTCCATAGACCACAGAGAAtcccagaaagaataaaatctgaAGATTCTGAGATTTGGAAAGTCCCAGCAAAATGAACTCAGATACCACTGAATGGTTTGTCTTTTCCATGTCATCCACTTGTCTGGTTGTCTACTTAATCCTGTAATAATCAAAATGGGTAAGAATAAGGAGTAGGAAAATTGTGTTTACATAAAGTGGTTCATGCTGATGTCCAGCTTTGCTATTTAGACAGGGTACTTGAATTTATAAGCACCTCCTACTTTGGGGAATTTTTGTTGGTCAGTGATTTACTAAATGGTCCAGAGAAGTATCCAAATAATGGTAGAATTCAGAATAtacatttctgaaaaacaaaaattaaaacagtttATGAAACCACAATTTTATAGGCTGTGAACTTGGAATTAGAAGGCTTCAATACAACACCTAGCTGAGCTATTCATCGAGCAACATAGGATAAGTCATTTCCCTTTTGGTGGTCAAGTTTCCatctctgtaaaataaaaaattggacTACAAGACATCAAAAGCCTCTTCATGCTATAAAGATTTCCATTCATTAGAGAATTATGGTGGGTTCTATATTGACAgagtaatattgaatattttaatctGGAAATTAAAAATGTAGACAATATATCCATGATTCTCAAGAACTATATTTTGAAATAGATTTTGGTAAAGAACTATGAATTAAAACATAAggtttaaatatttgcttttagtTCCTGAGAAATCTACCTTTATTTTTCCATGCTCCATTCCATGCTCTAGTGAAGCAATGTCTCACAGCTTAACTAGTGATGGTCATTAAACacgttttaaaaatatataaaaatacaacttaTTCACTCAAAATTTACCTGTAGTCACATCAAATGCCTATTCTAGAATTCTGGGGAAAAAGTACAAAAGGTGAATAAAATCCACAGCCAAATGtaactgattttatttcatttttagtttgtattcatttatttgttttttgtttgcttgttgctGTATAGAGGATCACTGGTTGGTTTGTTTAGGTGTATCTGTAACAGGCTTCAAAATAACTGAGAAGGTTTGAggcaactaacatacacatttTGCAGTAAAGTCACGTAATTAAGCCCATGCTTATTGCAAAACTGATTTGAGtagctttgctttttaaaaattgctttcatcattcagttcatttcagttgtcatgtccaactctttgcagtatCTTGGACCGCTGCACACCAGATTCCATGTCCATCACCGAttctcggagcttactcaaactccacgtccattgagtcagtgatgacctccgaccatctcatcctctgtcatccccttctactgccACCTTAAATCTagccccgcatcagggtctttacaaatgagtcgttcttcgcatcaggtggtcaaagtagtggagtttcagcttcaacattagcccttccaatgaatattcaggactgatttccttcaggagtggttggatctccttgcagtccaagggactctcaagagtcttctccaaaactatagttcaaaagcatcaattcttcggcgctcagctttctttatagtccaactatcatatccatatatgattactggaaaaaccatagttttgactagatggaccttgattggcaaagtaatgtctctgctttttagtaatgCTATCTAGGtaggccatagcttttcttccaaggagcatgcgtcTTTTGATATCATGGCTGAAAttaccatctgcactgattttggagtccaagaaaataaagtctctcactgtttccattgtttccctatctatttgccatgaagtgatgggaccagatgccaggatcttaggtttttgaatgttgagttttaaaccagctttttcaccctcctctttcatcctcataaagaggctctttagttcctcttcgctttctgccataagggtgatgctatctgcatatttgaggttattgctatttctcccacaatcttgattccagcttgtgctttacccagccctgcgtttctcatgatgtactctgcctataaggtactcctttccaaatttggaaccagtccatttttccatgtccagttctaactgttgcttcttgatctgcatacagatttctcagaagacaggtaaggtggcccggtattctcatctccttaagaatttccgagtttgttgtgatccacatgaacaaatgctttagcatagtcattaATGATTTCTAAATTACCTGTTTTTATAATTCTCCTTCAGTAAATATAGTCTTCTTTTTGCCCCATTGATACCCAGCAAACAGGGAGAAAATATGTTCATGTGAAGGCGCCTTCTGTGAACTCCAGGGATGTCCATGCAGCTCCTAGCCTCTATCCCATCAACTTCCTACAATTTAGTCTCCCAATcatcaaaaacagaaagaataagCGTCATAGTGGTGTATATTCCGTTTCTTCAAGACAACTTCATAGTATTAATACATTTTCCAAATGAGGCTGTTTTTTCCCTCTATATGAACATATCTTTTGGCCAATTTCCTACTCTGAGAAACATGAATTGACGTAAAGTACTAAATTACATCAAGTATATAAAGTTATTCATTTCTGTGTCTAGAAAGTTTATAGCTCCTTTCAGCTACAGTTTAGTATTTTAAGGATCCCTTATAgtgatcttttttatttattttttaactaattaattaatttattttactttacaacattgtatcctttttaaaatctaatttttgaAACTTCATTTAAAGAGAACAGGGCAGTTCTCAAGAAACACATAAAGTAATTTGTACACATTTTAGCATCTGTTCATGACACTCAAGTACCTGTTGAATGaatggttgaataaatgaattatacattatatattcagGATATAGattaaaattacttttagagCAAAGTCAATAGAAATCGGAAATTTAAATCATATGTCAAATTGAATGTTGAAgcatttaaaacagaaacaatcactattttaaaatatttgttaaaaatatagttttcctttaggttactttttaaaaagtaaaaatagcttatactaattggaaaagaaaagaacacatcACACATAACAGGATCACTAACTGTAAACCATTTAATCCTAGATAGCTTTCAGGAAAACTAATAACATATTAGTATGGTGTTTGTTTGTGTGTTGTGTATATTaatgtatgtttatatttataaggCAACAATGTTCATGCTACATGCATAGTTATTTCCCTTgggtttttcacttaaaaattaaagacatgttCATATGAGTGCATAAAAATTCTGAACTTTTTGCAGCTTTACAGAATTTGATTTTACATCAATAGATGATGCATATGTAATCATCCCACAAATACAGTTTGTTTTTAGGATTTTAACATTTCCcataaaaattctgttttcatcatatcattgttttcttaaaaacttaTACATTTCTAACTATATGACAAATCCCCAAATGTACTTGGGTCGTCACAGTCAGCCCTTCACCAACCAACCCAATACTATTTTCTAGTATTGAAAAAATTCAACTTCCCTTTCACCAAACACAACCTAATGGCTCTCTACATTCttcatgcatttttttcccatcctTGCTTGTTTTCTCCTACTTAGCTACACAAATTCGTTTGTCATATAACCAAATCCttcagagtacatcaaggcctTTCTTGTACATAATAAAACCCTCCATAGATTTGAAACTTGTGGTAATTTCCACTGCATTTATTGTCCATTTCATGCATCCTATAACTTAACTATTTCGCATATCTATCAGATATATTACATGTTTTAATTCTCAGTCTTCTGAAGGAGCACTGGAATATGAGTTGTTTAAGTTgataggtcatgtccgactcctttgtgaccctacggactagaGCACAATAgtcccctctgtccgtgggatttcccaagaaagaacactgcagtgggctgccgtttacttctccaggggatcttgaagACACAAGGGCTCAACCTGCatttcccacattggcaggcaaattcttaaccactgagccaccagaataaGCCCAGaataagaattcagttcagttcagttcagtcgctcagttgtgtccaactctttgcgaccccatgaaccacagcacgccaggcctccctgtccattaccaactcccagagtccacccaaacccacgtccactgagtcggtgataccatcctaccatctcatcctctgtcatccccttcttctcctgccctcaatctttcccggcatcaaggtcttttcaaatgagtcaattctttgcatcaggtggccgaagtagtGGAATtttaagtttcagcttcaacatcagtccttccaatgaacatccaggactgatctccttcagaatggactggttggatctccttgcacttcaaaggactctcaagagtcttctccaacaccacagttcaaaagcatcaattcttcagcgctcagcttgccttatagtccaactgtcacattcatacatgactaccggaaaaaccacagccttgactagacggaactaggttggcaaagtaatgtctctgctttttaatatgttgtctagttggtcataactttcctcccaaggagtaagcatcttttaatttcatggctgcaatcaccatctgcagtgattttggagcccccaaaaataaagtcagccacagtttccactgttttctcatctatttgctgtgaagtgatgggactgggtgccatgatcttagttttcctagtgttgagatttaagccaacttttccactctcctctttcactttcatcaagaggctctttagttcttttttaattcttctaataAGAACTAGGCACGTTTATTCTAACACTGGGTATCTCTGACTCCTAGGGTTAAATTTCTAGTGTGGTTTCCTTCccaaataaggaatttttaaggtccttaaaaatatacaaattatttCTCATAATACTAATACAGTTTATGAAAGCCATCAATAAAGCTGTTCAGTGAGTGAAAGCATACagatattgaaaaagaaaaaatttccaaagatttgttaatatttttagagTAATATTTCTAAAGATATATAACTAATAATTTTTACATGCCAATggatttttctacttttattcctttctgtttttgTAGTGTTGCACTAATCTatgattttcctttaaaaaacatttttgtataTAGGTTTTTAATCCAAAAccttacacatatacatacacagagcacacacacacacacacacacacacactctcatacaCTCACCCACACAGACTCCCTAAGGGTatgaagaaggaagaagacacagaaaagaatctcttttgttttcaaaagaatCATTTTGATTGCCTGCCTGGCATCTTCCCTTTCTGCAAAAGCAAAGTCCTTAACTTTCCTTTGTTCGATGAAAAACTTTCAGATTATTCTAAAATGGATGAGGATAAAGATGGATATATGAAACCctgaaattaacattttaattctaatgctcaaacagtaaagaatcttcctgtaatgcgAGAGAATTGGGTTCActccctggcaacccactccagtgttcttgcctggagaacccctgtggacagaggagcctggcgggctacagtccatggggtcacaaagagtcggacgtgactgggtgactaagtTCAGCGCAGACTCATGTGCAGGAAGTATAACTGAACTAAgctttagaatttgaaatttacTCACAGAAGATTATAGTCATCAAAATatgataagaaaaggaaaaactgtgGTTGATTACCTAGTGCTTTAGggtctcccaggtggtgctagtggtaacgaatctgcttgccaatgcagaaagcATAAGGTCCCCGTTtagatccctgaatcaggaagatcccctaacgaatggctacccattccagtattccagtattcttgcctggagaatcccaaggacagaggaacctggagggctacagtccatggagtcacaaaaagttggacatgactgaagcaacttagcatgcacctaGTGCTTtatctacaaaaataaaatgttcaaatattagaaaacagaTAAAAGATTTAAGTTTAcgtttttaatatttgtaatcTTAATACATAAAAACGTTAAATAAAAGTGAATATTCTTAGGTCACATTTGCCAAAAGTCATATTCTTATTCCCTATGATACTAGTCAATTTAgctgacttatttttctttaaaaacagaatagGACAAATTGACGTGTTAGATGTGGTAGGTTTATAAGCACAAGACAATAACACATTTCTTGGAAAACAAGAGGGAAGTTTCCATTCACCCAGttgctattttaaataaacactgCTTGGCATAGTTCACCATAAAATTTTTGTTGGTAATAACATTGACATGATAAAGTTTGACATGGACACTGTTTAGcagattgaaaataaaatcacttgaGTTGTATCAAAGTATACTCAATCATATAATTTTCATCATGTTGTCACACATATTATGGGACTATGCTATATTTGTATGATAACTAGAGTAATAATGCCTTTTAGAATTCTATAATTTTATCACATTGTTCAGATTCTAAATGACTTTTCACATCTGTTTCTACCTAGGGACAATGTGATTATAAGCCGGTATCCAGGAATGTTTCTGTATTGTTTTAATCTACATTAAAACTGCCTCCATGACTTACCAACTCTACAGAGTGTTTCAGAACATCACTTGACTCTGGGCACACTGAAACCTGGAGAGTGTCTCACTCCAAAATAATCGCATTATCACTAAAATAATGACACATATGAATATTCATTTTCCTAGGGAAAAAGGGATCATAATTATTGAGAGGGTGGTAATAAAACAAGGATATATTTTGAGACCTAACAATACCCAACTGATGACCAAATACCAGTGGGAATTATTAAAGATGCTACATTGTTTTCCCTTAATTACAAAAGAATTAAACATTCTTTTCTAATATCACATAATTATAGAAATTGATATGCTTTACTTATGGACAACAGATAAGAGGGCAATATAAAACCACTCtcaggtctgggatattcaaattatgaaaatatacttgaagagtattaaaaagcatcaAATGCAAAATATATCTAACATTTACTGTAAACTaactttagttttctttaaatgtatttaatgtattttaaatacaactgGGCCTATTAAAATACAAGACATGAAAAGATAATGTTAGGTAATTatatttccctctatttcctcatttctacctccagttttaagaaacttttcctatggaatattttcttttactCTTATATTCAACTGAAAAGTACATTTTTCCCATTAATATTAGCAGACTTTTTTGTCTGTATTCACTCCTATTAAAAGTAACATATGCTTTGAATTGCTGTTTCAGTTTTCAGTAAGACCAATGCTCTAAGAACAATGAGAAATGTGAATACCACATAATTCAATGTTTCTTGgctaatttttgtatattaataacaaaaaatgCCTTTCTTGACCAGAGGAATTGCATTCATATGAAGTATACTGATAGACTGCAATGTTATAAATCTTTACTTGTATTCATGGTGGTTGCTTCTATAAGAGGCTAAGCAGATTTAAGAGCTGAATAGGTGTCAATTCTGTTGAATATCTGTTTTTATACTACTGGGGCTTCAGGAATGAATCCAATACAATCCATTTTCTGATTTCGTGCAGGTTTGCCATCAGAGAAATTTGCCTAAACTCAccttcagattatttttcccCATGGGCACCGAGTTCAGTTCAGAGAAGTGGCTTCAGCAGCTGGTTATGAGAGATGTATGCACATCTATTCTTTGTTTGATGTTCCCATGTCAATTTATTTCATGACCCCAAGTAGCTGCTTCTAAGAATTCTAAGTCATCTGAAAGACCTTGCAGATGCATTCCAGTTTCCTGGctccaggtttgtttttttttccccaagaggtTTCTACATGACCTTTTTACATCTTCCTCAAAGTTCCCATGAAAGTTTCCATGACTGAGTTCTCAAGATgtgagtgactttattttccaGTTATCTAGAGCCAATGTACTTGACCACATAGGAAGAACACTGGTTTAAGAGACTATCAATGTCTGAAGATATCATTGTGACCATGAACAGAATTCCTATTGCAATACTAACATGGAATACTTGGCACATTTGTCATGTAGATTTCCCTTTTACCTTTTTCAACGTTTTTATTGTTTATTGGGACTGATTGTGGCTGATTAATAATGCAAAGGGCAACATGGCCTTCATTCTGGAAAGCCCATCACTAATCCAAAAAGCTTGTTTGGTTTAACCGGGAAAGAATCAAATGGCTTAGACTGGGCTGTCCAAGTTAGTAACTACTAGACAAACATTGTTATTTTAGATaacttctgtatttttctttctcttcttcttctttactttctttcttctttctttccttcctccttctgtcattttctctttctctgtttcatttttgtgatttctttagaGTATATAATATGTAACTTTAAATTACATAATATAACTTTTCAAGtcctggccacaggactggaaagggtcagttttcattctaaccccaaagaaaggcaatgccaaagaatattcaaactaccacacaattgcactcatctcacacactagtgaagtaatgttcaaaattctccaagccaggcttcaacagtacatgaaccaagaacttccagatgttcaagttggatttagaaaaggcaggagaaccagagattaaattgccaacatctgttggatcatagaaaaagcaagagagttccagaaaaacatctatttctgctttattgaactgtgtggatcacaagaaactgtggaaaattcttcaagagatgaaaatactagaccacctcacctgcctcctgagaaatctgtactctggtcaagaagcaacagttagaaccagacatggaacaacagactggttccaaattggaaaaaaaccTTAGtctttcagctgtgtccaacactttgcgatcccatggtctgtagcctgcgaggcttctctgtccatggggttttccaggcaagaatattggagtgggttgccatttctttttctagagaattttcccaacccaggaaatgaacctgggtctcctgcattgcaggcagagtctttaatgtctgagccaccaaggaagccctccaaattgggaaaggagtattaaAAAGCTGTATATCAAAAAAagtatatcaaagctgtatatttaacatatatgtagagtacatcacgcaaaatgccaggctggatgaagcacaagctggaatcaagactgccaggagaaatttcaataacctcagatacacagatgacaccacccttatggcagaaagtgaaaaggaaccaaagagcctctttatgagggtgaaagaagagagtggaaaagctggcttaaaactcaacattcaaaaaactaagatcatggaatccggtcccatcacttcatggcaaataggtagggaaacaatggaaacagtgagagactttattttcttgggctccaaaatcagtgcagatggtgactgcagccatgaaattaaaagatgcttgctccttggaagaaaagctatgtcctacctagaccacatattaaaaagcagagacattacttggctgaccaaagtctgtctagtcaaatctgtggtttttccaatagttatgtatggatgtgacagttgaccacaaagaaggctgagtgctgaaaaattgatgcttttgaactgtggtgttagagaagactcttgagagtccttggactgccaggagatcaagtcagtgaatcctaaaggaaatcagtcctgaatactcattgtaaggtctgatgctgaagctgtaactccaatactttggccactggatatgaagaactgactcattggaaaagaccttgatgctgggaaagactgaaggcaggaggagaaggggacgacagaggatgagaggatgacagaggatgaaattgttggatgtcatcaccaactcaacagacatgagtttgagcaagctctgggagttggtgatgaacagagaagctgggtg of the Muntiacus reevesi chromosome 7, mMunRee1.1, whole genome shotgun sequence genome contains:
- the OR4K13 gene encoding olfactory receptor 4K13 → MEKTNHSVVSEFILLGLSKSQNLQILFFLGFSVVYGGIVLGNLLILVTVIFDSCLHTPMYFLLINLSCIDMILASFATPKMIVDFLRDRKTISWWGCYSQMFFMHLLGGSEMMLLVAMAIDRYVAICKPLHYMTIMSPRVLIGLLLSSYAVGFVHSASQMAFMLNLPFCGPNVVDSFFCDLPLVIKLACEDTYVLQLLVIADSGLLSLVCFLLLLVSYTVIIYSVRQHTASGSAKAFSTLSAHITVVTLFFAPCVFIYVWPFSRYSIDKILSVFYTIFTPLLNPIIYTLRNQEVKAAIRKIKTRHTNSKHTL